One part of the Actinomycetota bacterium genome encodes these proteins:
- a CDS encoding DUF501 domain-containing protein, which yields MGRPLRGEVRVAARCPCGLPAVVETHPYADGVPFPTLFWLTCRRASSAIGGLEGTGFMRRVNDRLGEDASFREAFDRAQRDYVRRRNELAVLEGSG from the coding sequence CTGGGGCGACCCCTTCGGGGCGAGGTCCGCGTCGCCGCCCGTTGCCCCTGCGGGCTCCCAGCGGTCGTCGAGACCCACCCCTACGCCGACGGCGTCCCCTTCCCGACCCTGTTCTGGCTCACGTGCCGCAGGGCGTCCTCCGCCATCGGGGGTCTGGAGGGTACGGGGTTCATGCGCCGGGTGAACGACCGGCTCGGCGAGGACGCGTCCTTCCGTGAGGCTTTCGACCGGGCCCAGCGTGACTACGTCCGGAGGCGCAACGAGCTGGCGGTGCTCGAGGGGTCGGG